The Manihot esculenta cultivar AM560-2 chromosome 1, M.esculenta_v8, whole genome shotgun sequence genome has a window encoding:
- the LOC110616760 gene encoding uncharacterized protein LOC110616760: MHQKKSEVQIGKESTGVSSDFNPTPPLLLPSSSDQYTTSSNVAPQFLFQSPTIQFLHNDPVTPSASSSSTPYKRPLLTHHHHRSSSLPKSPTIYHFSTTQQNHPLFSVSVGAKSAAFRFIRRFNNFRRLRVHLRLILLLSLPFFYFLVSHPSHSFLLDFLSAFAFSAALLFSLNLALPRLPSIRLFLSRSFPIKLKSASNISKPPLPVFWSIGSRPKSEKRLNSGCWVQAYSNGDVYEGEFHKGKCSGSGVYYYYLSGRYEGDWVDGKYDGYGVETWARGSRYRGQYRQGLRHGFGVYRFYTGDVYAGEWSNGQSHGCGIHTCEDGSRYIGEFKWGVKHGLGHYHFRNGDTYAGEYFADKMHGFGVYCFANGHRYEGAWHEGKRQGLGMYTFRNGETQSGHWQNGMLDVPSTQNTSYPVSTVAVYHSKVLNAVQEARRAAERAYDVAKVDERVNRAVAAANRAANAARVAAVKAVQKQIHHNKTNDNIPIPIV; this comes from the exons ATGCATCAGAAGAAATCAGAAGTCCAAATCGGAAAAGAAAGCACCGGCGTCTCTTCCGATTTCAACCCAACCCCACCTCTTCTCTTACCTTCTTCCTCTGATCAGTATACTACTTCCTCAAACGTAGCACCCCAATTTCTCTTTCAATCTCCAACTATCCAATTCCTTCATAATGACCCTGTTAccccttctgcttcttcttcctcaACCCCCTATAAGAGACCCCTTCTGACCCACCATCACCACCGCTCTTCCTCTCTCCCTAAATCCCCTACAATCTACCATTTCTCTACCACCCAACAAAATCACCCTCTTTTTTCTGTTTCCGTAGGTGCTAAATCCGCTGCCTTTCGGTTCATCCGCCGTTTCAACAATTTTCGCCGTCTCCGCGTCCATCTTCGCTTAATTCTCCTCTTATCTCTCCCATTTTTCTACTTCTTGGTCTCCCATCCCAGCCACTCTTTCCTCCTTGACTTTCTATCCGCCTTCGCTTTCTCCGCTGCTTTATTGTTCTCTCTAAATCTCGCTCTCCCTCGCCTCCCTTCTATTCGATTGTTTTTGTCTCGTTCCTTCCCAATCAAGCTTAAATCCGCTTCTAACATATCTAAACCTCCTCTGCCTGTGTTTTGGTCAATTGGGTCGAGGCCAAAATCGGAGAAAAGACTGAATTCGGGGTGTTGGGTCCAGGCTTATAGTAACGGAGACGTATACGAGGGCGAGTTTCACAAGGGTAAGTGTTCCGGGAGCGGGGTGTATTATTATTACCTTAGTGGGAGATACGAGGGAGATTGGGTTGATGGAAAATATGATGGTTATGGAGTGGAAACTTGGGCTAGAGGGAGCCGGTATAGAGGGCAGTATAGGCAGGGACTTAGACATGGTTTTGGGGTGTATAGATTTTACACAGGGGATGTTTATGCAGGGGAATGGTCTAATGGCCAGAGTCATGGGTGCGGAATCCATACTTGTGAAGACGGAAGTCGGTACATCGGGGAATTCAAGTGGGGTGTCAAGCATGGACTTGGCCACTACCATTTCAG AAATGGTGACACATATGCTGGAGAATATTTTGCGGATAAGATGCATGGCTTTGGCGTCTATTGTTTTGCAAATGGGCATCGATATGAGGGAGCCTGGCATGAAGGTAAAAGGCAAGGCCTTGGAATGTACACATTCAGAAATGGAGAGACTCAATCTGGTCACTGGCAAAATGGAATGCTTGATGTCCCAAGTACACAAAACACCTCCTATCCTGTATCTACTGTTGCTGTTTATCATTCTAAAGTACTCAATGCGGTGCAG GAAGCAAGACGAGCTGCGGAAAGGGCATATGATGTGGCTAAGGTGGATGAAAGAGTGAATAGGGCTGTAGCAGCAGCAAACAGGGCAGCCAATGCAGCtagagtagcagcagttaaggcAGTGCAGAAACAAATACATCACAATAAAACCAATGACAATATACCAATCCCAATCGTGTGA
- the LOC110623251 gene encoding uncharacterized protein At1g28695: MHMDSLRNSLPNLALLSILFAALLYLFKWSSCSSDNPLLAHSHKYSCHGSSQPHVIKFPVDELELALHKASTPNKTVIIVVLNKAYVEPNVKFETTVLDLFLDSFWLGEGTRPLLDHLLLVAVDQTAYDRCIFKRLNCYKMETGGVDFAGEKLFMSEDFIKMMWRRTLLLLDVLKHGYSFIFTDADVMWLRNPFPRLSKNESVDLQISTDWFNGDALSEKNAINTGFYYVRSNNKTISLFEAWYSRKDNSTGKKEQDVLLDLMLEGGFRRLELNPRFLDTEQFSGFCTDSKDIKEVTTVHANCCRSISAKLLDLRAVLRDWMRFKAANGRAHPNGTTVPFRFRWSGHFGCRNSWNNTSA; this comes from the exons ATGCACATGGATTCCCTAAGGAACTCTCTTCCAAATCTTGCACTCCTCTCCATCCTCTTCGCTGCCCTTCTCTATCTCTTCAAGTGGTCTTCCTGTTCCTCAGATAATCCTTTACTCGCTCATTCTCATAAGTACTCCTGCCATGGCTCCTCTCAACCT CATGTAATAAAATTCCCCGTAGATGAACTGGAGTTGGCCTTGCACAAAGCTTCCACGCCCAACAAAACGGTCATTATCGTTGTTCTCAACAAGGCCTACGTAGAACCAAACGTTAAATTCGAAACCACAGTGCTGGATCTTTTTCTCGATAGCTTTTGGTTAGGGGAGGGCACCAGGCCACTGCTTGACCATCTTCTTCTAGTCGCCGTTGATCAAACCGCATATGATCGCTGCATCTTCAAACGTCTCAACTGTTACAAGATGGAAACGGGGGGTGTGGATTTCGCCGGAGAAAAGCTTTTCATGTCTGAAGATTTCATCAAGATGATGTGGAGGAGGACCCTTCTTCTCTTAGACGTTCTCAAGCATGGCTACAGCTTCATTTTCACC GATGCTGATGTGATGTGGCTAAGGAACCCATTTCCAAGGCTAAGCAAGAACGAAAGTGTAGATCTCCAAATTAGCACCGACTGGTTCAACGGTGACGCACTGTCCGAAAAGAATGCAATTAACACAGGATTCTACTATGTAAGATCCAACAACAAGACCATATCATTATTTGAGGCTTGGTACTCCAGGAAAGATAACTCCACAGGGAAAAAGGAGCAAGATGTTCTGTTGGATCTAATGCTGGAAGGTGGATTCAGAAGGTTGGAGCTTAATCCAAGGTTCTTAGACACTGAGCAGTTTAGTGGGTTTTGCACGGATAGCAAAGATATTAAGGAGGTCACCACTGTTCATGCCAATTGTTGCAGGAGTATAAGTGCGAAGCTGCTTGATCTAAGGGCCGTGCTTCGTGATTGGATGAGATTTAAGGCAGCCAATGGCCGTGCTCACCCAAATGGAACCACCGTGCCTTTCCGTTTCAGGTGGTCAGGTCACTTCGGGTGCCGGAATTCCTGGAATAATACTTCTGCCTAG
- the LOC110616815 gene encoding uncharacterized protein LOC110616815, with protein MGRRQTDSELGRYALLVLFLLAIISCCMVYLCFSLVFRPRTISLDSGVSKFVESRQPEDGDCCRGIEHLELWGDAVKWGSDFRVNSSKQCCMACKNMCSGEGGPCLCDSWVFCEDKQACGSKFGECWLKKQKDPLEPDRRDYGDQVMWTSGQVFGKGEGIVGLETEYGILHMKLLPDCAPHSVSYILELLTLGHCAGCHFYRAESRGRFWDIEGNHLKQASFGPPFALVQGTLEAHGTIFKDIPTEACPTIKRGSIAWVGSGPEFFISLANHNEWRKAYTVFGFVLPEDMEIVEKIAHLPTKPEVWSNINVAVLEKPVQIHFRRIRSPGSLNRDSSRSLE; from the exons ATGGGTCGCAGGCAAACGGATTCAGAACTCGGTCGTTATGCACTCCTCGTCCTCTTCTTGCTGGCCATAATCTCCTGCTGCATGGTTTACCTCTGCTTCTCTCTAGTTTTCAGACCCAGAACAATATCTCTGGATTCAGGAGTCAGTAAATTTGTGGAGAGTAGACAGCCAGAAGATGGCGATTGTTGCAGAGGGATTGAGCATTTGGAGCTGTGGGGTGATGCCGTCAAGTGGGGCTCTGATTTCAGGGTCAATTCTTCGAAACAGTGTTGTATGGCTTGTAAGAATATGTGTAGTGGTGAGGGTGGACCTTGTTTGTGTGATTCTTGGGTGTTTTGTGAGGATAAACAGGCTTGTGGATCTAAATTTGGCGAG TGTTGGCTGAAGAAACAGAAGGATCCCTTGGAGCCTGATCGGAGAGACTATGGTGACCAAGTTATGTGGACCTCTGGGCAAGTTTTTGGAAAAGGAGAG GGCATCGTTGGACTGGAAACAGAATATGGGATACTTCATATGAAA CTTTTACCAGATTGTGCCCCGCATTCTGTTTCCTATATTCTTGAGTTGTTGACATTGGGTCATTGTGCGGGTTGCCATTTTTATCGTGCTGAAAGTCGTGGAAGGTTTTGGGATATAGAAGGAAACCATCTCAAACAG GCTTCATTTGGCCCTCCATTTGCACTTGTTCAAGGAACACTTGAAGCCCACGGGACAATATTCAAGGATATTCCTACAGAGGCATGCCCTACCATAAAAAGAGGCTCAATTGCATGGGTTGGTTCTGGTCCAGAATTCTTTATAAGCTTGGCTAACCACAACGAATGGCGAAAGGCATACACTGTTTTTGGCTTTGTTCTTCCTGAGGATATGGAAATCGTAGAGAAAATTGCACATCTTCCAACCAAACCAGAGGTTTGGAGTAATATTAATGTTGCTGTCCTGGAAAAACCTGTTCAAATACATTTCCGAAGAATTAGAAGTCCTGGAAGCCTTAACAGAGATTCCAGTAGATCTTTAGAGTAA
- the LOC110622616 gene encoding cyclin-U4-1 produces the protein MTELESPNVMPKFITFLSSLLQRVAESNDLNSQFQPQKFSVFRGLTRPTISIQSHLERIFKYANCSPSSFIVAYVYLDRFAQKQPSLPLNSFNVHRLLITSVMVAAKFMDDMYYNNAYYAKVGGISTIEMNYLEVDFLFGLGFHLNVTPNTFHTYCCYLQREMMLQPPSLAEYPLNLGRSLKFHLCFDDDEASHQNEQLSINKHLM, from the exons ATGACTGAGCTAGAGAGCCCAAATGTGATGCCCAAGTTCATCACATTTCTCTCTTCTCTGCTTCAAAGGGTAGCTGAATCCAACGATCTCAACTCCCAATTTCAGCCCCAGAAATTTTCAGTTTTTCGTGGACTCACTAGACCCACCATTTCGATTCAGAGCCACCTAGAGAGGATCTTCAAGTATGCGAATTGTAGCCCATCTAGCTTCATCGTAGCATACGTTTATCTCGATAGGTTTGCTCAAAAGCAACCCTCCTTGCCTCTCAATTCTTTCAATGTTCATCGTTTGCTCATAACAAGCGTCATGGTTGCAGCCAAGTTTATGGATGACAT GTATTACAACAATGCGTACTATGCAAAAGTAGGAGGAATAAGCACAATAGAGATGAACTATCTTGAAGTGGATTTTCTATTTGGATTGGGATTCCACCTAAATGTGACCCCTAACACCTTCCACACATACTGTTGCTACCTCCAAAGGGAGATGATGCTTCAACCTCCAAGCTTAGCTGAATATCCTCTCAACTTGGGCAGATCTCTAAAGTTCCACTTGTGTTTCGACGACGACGAAGCATCCCATCAAAATGAGCAACTTTCAATAAATAAACACTTGATGTAG
- the LOC110616806 gene encoding pentatricopeptide repeat-containing protein At1g02150, which produces MLLQPYLHHHKASLSSAISYSRPLPWINRYCALLQSVKYRKITVTCSISQVHSYGTVDYERRPMIKWSSIYRRISLMEKPELGAATVLNQMEKDGKKLTKWELCRVVKELRKFKRHKQALEVYDWMNNREERFRLSASDAAIQLDLIAKVRGVSAAEDFFLRLPETVKDRRIYGALLNAYVRARMREKAESMIDSIRNKGFATHALPFNVMMTLYMNLKEYDKVDMMISEMLEKNIRLDIYSYNIWLSSRGSQGSVERMEQVFEQMKLDTTINPNWTTFSTMATMYIKMGQLDKAEDCLRKVESRITGRDRIPYHYLLSLYGNVGKKEEVYRVWNVYKSSFPNIPNLGYHAIISSLVRMGDIEGAEKLYNEWLPTKTSYDPRIGNLLMGWYVKEGNFDKAESVFDHMAEVGGKPNSSTWEILADGHVREKRISEALSCFKEAFLAEGSKRWKPKPIIVLSFFKLCEEEADMSSKGVLEVWLRQSGYLEDENYASLVGLSKELSNEKDRTGNISDNEESEILLNQLQGSL; this is translated from the exons ATGCTTCTCCAGCCATATCTACACCACCATAAGGCCTCACTTTCGTCAGCTATCTCCTACTCTCGACCCCTCCCATGGATAAATCGCTATTGTGCCCTTCTCCAATCAGTAAAGTACCGCAAAATTACAGTCACTTGCTCAATATCTCAAGTCCACAGCTACGGAACTGTGGATTATGAGAGAAGACCCATGATCAAATGGAGCTCTATCTACAGGAGAATCTCTTTGATGGAAAAACCTGAATTGGGCGCTGCGACTGTGTTGAATCAGATGGAGAAAGACGGCAAGAAGCTCACTAAATGGGAGCTTTGTAGGGTTGTCAAGGAATTGAGGAAGTTCAAGCGGCACAAGCAAGCTCTGGAG GTTTATGATTGGATGAATAATAGAGAAGAGAGGTTTAGATTATCTGCCAGTGATGCTGCAATTCAATTAGACCTTATTGCAAAAGTGCGCGGAGTTTCTGCTGCTGAAGATTTCTTTTTGAGACTTCCAGAAACTGTAAAGGACAGGAGGATATATGGGGCTTTGCTCAATGCTTATGTGAGAGCTAGAATGAGGGAAAAGGCAGAATCTATGATCGACAGCATAAGAAATAAAGGTTTTGCCACACATGCACTTCCATTCAATGTGATGATGACTCTATATATGAACCTCAAGGAATATGATAAAGTTGACATGATGATTTCAGAAATGTTGGAGAAAAACATCAGACTtgatatttattcttataataTCTGGTTATCATCTCGTGGATCCCAAGGATCCGTTGAAAGGATGGAGCAGGTATTTGAGCAAATGAAACTGGATACAACCATTAATCCCAACTGGACAACATTTAGCACTATGGCCACAATGTACATAAAGATGGGGCAATTAGATAAAGCTGAAGATTGCCTGAGGAAGGTTGAGAGCAGAATCACAGGTCGGGATCGGATACCTTATCACTATCTCCTAAGCCTATATGGTAATGTTGGCAAAAAAGAAGAGGTTTATCGTGTGTGGAATGTTTACAAATCAAGTTTTCCCAATATTCCCAATTTGGGATATCATGCTATTATCTCATCTTTAGTCAGAATGGGTGACATTGAAGGCGCAGAAAAGCTTTACAATGAATGGCTGCCAACTAAGACATCATATGACCCTAGAATAGGAAATCTTCTCATGGGTTGGTATGTTAAAGAGGGAAATTTTGATAAGGCTGAAAGTGTCTTTGACCATATGGCAGAAGTGGGAGGAAAGCCAAATTCTAGTACATGGGAGATTCTTGCAGATGGGCATGTCAGAGAGAAGAGAATTTCTGAGGCTTTGTCTTGCTTTAAGGAAGCTTTTCTTGCTGAAGGATCAAAGAGATGGAAGCCAAAGCCCATAATTGTATTATCCTTCTTTAAGCTGTGTGAGGAAGAAGCTGACATGTCAAGTAAAGGAGTTTTGGAGGTTTGGTTGAGGCAGTCGGGATATCTTGAAGATGAAAATTATGCATCACTTGTTGGCCTGTCTAAAGAACTGTCGAATGAGAAAGATAGGACAGGTAATATAAGTGACAATGAGGAGAGTGAAATACTTCTCAACCAGTTGCAGGGTAGTCTCTGA
- the LOC110622825 gene encoding probable WRKY transcription factor 12: protein MEGGEREVPNYELQVSFSTPQAIHEMGFVQFEDNQVLSFLAPSHSHQPSHISQPLTTSTTNTNTGFTSHNDQVGTLDPKANIEDNCTGSANDGNNSWWRSSSSSEKSKVKIRRKLREPRFCFQTRSDVDVLDDGYKWRKYGQKVVKNSLHPRSYYRCTHNNCRVKKRVERLSEDCRMVITTYEGRHNHSPCDDSNSSEHECFTSF, encoded by the exons ATGGAGGGAGGAGAAAGAGAAGTTCCTAATTACGAGCTACAGGTCTCTTTCTCCACACCACAAGCAATCCATGAGATGGGTTTCGTACAATTTGAAGATAACCaggttttgagctttttggCTCCTTCACACTCACACCAACCTTCTCATATTTCTCAGCCTCTCACTACCTCAACCACCAATACCAACACGGGATTTACTAGTCATAACGACCAG GTAGGAACGTTGGATCCAAAGGCTAATATTGAAGACAACTGCACTGGTAGTGCTAACGATGGCAACAATTCTTG GTGGAGGAGCTCATCATCTTCAGAAAAGAGCAAGGTTAAAATTAGGAGAAAACTTAGAGAACCCAGATTCTGTTTTCAAACTAGAAGTGATGTGGATGTGCTTGATGATGGTTACAAGTGGAGAAAATATGGCCAGAAAGTAGTCAAGAATAGCCTTCATCCAAG GAGTTATTATCGATGTACTCATAATAATTGTCGAGTAaagaaaagagttgaaagacTATCCGAAGATTGTAGAATGGTGATAACAACGTATGAAGGTAGACACAACCACTCTCCATGTGATGACTCAAATTCATCTGAGCATGAATGCTTTACCTCTTTTTAG